The nucleotide window TGCAGCGCGCCCGATACGTGTACCTGCAACGAGGGCTACATCCTTAAGAACGGTTCACTTACAGAATGCGAACCACACTGCCCGCGTGGTTGCAAAAACGGTGAATGTGTTAGTCCAGGTGTGTGCAGCTGCTTGCCGGGATACCAATCGCTGCTCTTTTATCTCTGCATACCGGTCTGTAAGCACTCCTGCGTCCATGGCACATGTACCGCACCGGACATCTGTCGCTGTTTCAGCGGGTATCGTCCGAATTCGGAACGGTCCAACGAATGCGAACCAGTTTGTAATTTCGACTGCGGACATGGACACTGTATTGCACCGGGTATTTGCCAATGTGAGACTGGTTATACGAAAAAATGGTTGACAGGACGTTGTGAGCCGCATTGCACACAAAAGTGCATCAACAGCATTTGTGCGGCGGGCGGTGTATGCCGTTGTTATGAGGGTTTTCGTTTACGCAAAGGTTCGAACAACATCTGCGATCCCATTTGTCTGCCGCAGTGCATCAATAGTAATTGTGTGGAGCCGGACATGTGCGAATGCTGGAGTGGCTATTCGGAGACACGTCATCACAATTACTGTGTCGCACATTGTCGACCGTCGTGTGAGAATGGCAAGTGTGTGGCACCCAATAAGTGCCAGTGCAGCGATGGCTACCATGTGACGAACTCCAGCGAACCGCACCGTTGTCAGGCGATCTGCAAAGAGACTTGCATTAATGCTGAGTGCCTGCGGCCGGATGAGTGCGTTTGCCTGGAAGGGTATAAGTTCCTTAATGGCAGCCACACAGAGTGTGCGCCGAGTTGTGAACAAGACTGCGGTCACGGCAGATGTATTGGACCGAACGCTTGCAGTTGTGATCTCGGTTATCGTCTTAATCTGAGCAATGACACCGATCTGCCGGTCTGCGTAGCCTATTGTAACGAATGGAATTGTTTAAATGGAAAATGCGATGTAAACGGTATATGTCAATGCATAGAAGGTATGGTATACAACGAGCGACGTGGCGCATGTGTTTCCGTGTTGGGTGCTATGGAGGAACATATAGCGCTGAGGTAAGATAAAGTAGTTCGATAATTTATGTTTAACTATATGAAATGTTTTTACGTTTATTATTATAGTGGCGTCTCGGTATCGCGCTGGACTATCGGCACAATGGCATTCTTATTTATCGCCTTATGTGTACTGGCTTTGATATTGGTGTATCGTGAATATGCGCGCAGACGTTTCCGGGAGAAGCACGGCGTGCGGTTGATAGAAAACCCAACGTTCGGCATTGTAATGCCAGGCACGAGAGAAGAAGATGGCCTCAATGTGCAGGATGGCGAGGAGAGCTGATCGAAGATGTGATACTAAAGAACCTTTTGGAGTAAGGTGTATTTGTATTGAAATCGCTTCGGAAATGTCAATAAAATCCTCTCCTTAGTTTTAaaaagaattgtttttgaaaataaatttacttaaaaggCTTAGAGATGTGCGTCCTCTGTTTACAGAGTACCAGAATTGGATCCAGATAGTACCGAAAATATCAGATTGATATTGCCACTAACTTGCTTTAATTGAGTCTATAGAAGAGAGACACGTTTctaagtataaaattttatttagcacTGTACTTAAGATACAGTGCTTATAgcatttgtaataatattttctcaCGCTTCTTTACCTAAActatttaataacaaatatgaagatcatttaaaaaattaacgttgtaatatacacacacatacacctccGGAAGCACTTCTTACTAAGGCACTCGTACTATGTCCACGTTCCGCGACATGTTCTTCAATCCCATCTGGTTTTCTGTAAGTGGAGAAGTAGCGGTTAATAGCACAGAATATGCTTGTATCTGAACCTTAGCTACTTAGCAGTTCTTACCTCTCTTCGCCACATTGTATGTCTTCTCACAACTGATGCgacaaatcaacaacaacaccagcagtGCCAGCGGTAAGGAAAGCACTCCGAGTATGATATATAATCGAAAAGATTTCAGATCTCCAGTACTTGCAAGTATGATGGCAACACAGATGTCTTTGTTTTCCTGTGACTGCAGCTCATAACCTTCGTCGCACACACAGCTCTCGCCGTGACAAGTTCCGTGAATACAACGGTGGTTGCAACGATACTTTGCTTCAAAAAAGGCGTTTGTCTCACTGCTGTCTCCAGAAGATTCGCTGTCTTCTCTCCCTTCCCCGCTATCGCTGTAGTCATCATCGGTATCGTCGTCACTATCAAAGGAGCTCACCAAGAGCGTTGTTGTTAGAATAGAGCCCCTAGTGCTACTGCTAAATTCCGTATCGAATGATTTGTCACTGCAAATTCCGGGTGCAATGCAATTACCGTCAACACAACCACCATCACAAACAGGTTCACAATTGTTAAGTGGGGACATCGCAAAACCAAAGTTACACTTGCATGTCTCCGGCGCCACACACGTGGCGTTTTGACATCCCATTGAACAAACTGGATCGCAATCATTTTCTTTATTCAATGCATAACCTGCAAGACATTCACATCTATTCGGGGAAACACACTGACCATTCAGACAGCCATTCAAGCAGACTGCTTTACAAGTTCCCATTTCGGCTTTTTCAAATCCTTCTAAACATTCACATTTCTCTGGAGCTACGCAATAACCCCTCAAACATCCAGTAGAACAAACGGGGTCACAAATACCCAAAGAGTTTGGAAGATATCCCTCCAAGCATTGGCAATTATTAGGTGCAATACATTGACCATTTGGACAACCACTGGTACAAACGGGATCACAGAAGTTTTGAGCGCTCATAAGATATCCTTCATTGCACTCACAGGTATCTGGGGCAACACACCGACCATTTGGACAACCGCTGGAACAAACGGGTTCACAGACGTTCGAAGCGCTCATAAGATATCCTTCGCTGCAATCACAGGTATCTGGGGTAACGCACCGACCATTTGGACAACCCTTGGAACAAACGGGTTCACAGACGATCGAAGCGCTCATAAGATATCCTTCGCTGCACTCACAGGTATCTGGGGTAACGCACCGACCATTTGGACAACCGCCTTTACAAACTGGATCACAGACGTTCGAAGCGCTCATAAGATATCCCTCGCTGCAATCACAGGTATCTGGGGCAACGCACCGACCATTTGGACAACCGCTGGAACAAACGGGTTCACAGACGATCGAAGCGCTCATAAGATATCCTTCGCTGCACTCACAGGTATCTGGGGCAACACACCGACCATTTGGACAACCGCCTTTACAAACTGGATCACAGACGTTCGAAGCGCTCATAAGATATCCCTCGCTGCACTCACAGGTATCTGGGGCAACGCACCGACCATTTGGACAACCGCTGGAACAAACGGGTTCACAGACGTTCGAAGCGCTCATAAGATATCCCTCGCTGCACTCACAGGTATTTGGGGCAACGCACCGACCATTTGGACAACCGCTGGAACAAACGGGTTCACAGACGTTCGAAGCGCTCATAAGATATCCCTCGCTGCACTCACAGGTATCTGGGGCAACGCACCGACCATTTGGACAACCGCTGGAACAAACTGGTTCACAGACGTTCGAAGCGCTCATAAGATATCCTTTGCTGCACTCACAGGTATCTGGGGCAACGCACCGACCATTTAGACAACCGCTGGAACAAACGGGTTCACAGACGTTCAAAGCGCTCATAACATACCCTTTGTTACACTCGCAGGTATCCGGAGCAACACATCGACCATTCGGACAACTGCTGGTACAAACTGGATCACAGACGTTTTGAGCGCTCATAGCATATCCTTTGTTACACTCACAGGTATCTGGGGCAACGCAACGACCATTCGAACAACCGCTGGTACAAGCTGGATCACAGACGTTCGAAGCGCTCATAAGATATCCTTCGCTGCACTCACAGGTATCTGGGGCAACGCACCGACCATTTGGACAACCGCTGGAACAAACGGGTTCACAGACGTTCGAAGCGCTCATAAGATATCCTTCGCTGCACTCACAGGTATCTGGGGCAACGCACCGACCATTCGGACAACCGCTGGTACAAACTGGATCACAGACGTTTGAAGCGCTCATAAGATAACCTTCGCTGCACTCACAGGTATCTGGGGCAACGCACCGACCATTTGGACAACCGCTGGAACAAATGGGTTCACAGACGTTCGAAGCGCTCATAAGATATCCTTCGCTGCACTCACAGGTATCGGGGGCAACGCACCGACCATTTGGACAACCGCTGGAACAAACGGGTTCACAGACGTTCAAAGCGCTCATAACATACCCTTTGTTACACTCGCAGGTATCCGGAGCAACACATCGACCATTCGGACAACTGCTGGTACAAACTGGATCACAGACGTTTTGAGCGCTCATAGCATATCCTTTGTTACACTCACAGGTATCTGGGGCAACGCAACGACCATTCGAACAACCGCTGGTACAAGCTGGATCACAGACGTTCGAAGCGCTCATAAGATATCCTTCGCTGCACTCACAGGTATCCGGAGCAACACATCGACCATTCGGACAACCGCTGGTACAAACTGGGTCACATACGTTGGAAGCGCTCTTAAGAAATCCTTTATTACACAGACAGGTATCCGGAGCAACGCACCGACCATTCGGACAACTACTGGTACAAACTGGATCACAGACGTTTTGAGCGCTCATAGCATATCCTTTGTCACACACACAGGTATCCGGAGCAACGCAACGACCATTCGAACAACCGCTGGTACAAACTGGATCACATACGTTGGAAGCGCTCTTAAGAAATCCTTTATTACACACACAGGTATCCGGAGCAACGCACCGACCATTTGGACAACCACTGGAACAAACGGGTTCACATACGTTGGAAGCGCTCTTAAGAAATCCTTTGTTACACTCGCAGGTATCTGGCGCAACGCAGCGACCATTCGGACAACTACTCGAGCAAATTGGTAGGCATTTTTCGTTAACCATTTCATAGCCCTTATTACATGCGCACAAATTTGGTGCAATGCATTCACCATTCGTGCAATGTTGTTTACAGATAGGCCTGCAACTATTATACGACTCATTTTCGTATCCTTGCTTACATTTACAAACGTTCGGCTCTACACAATTTCCATTAATACATCCATCATCACAAAACGGCATACACGTTTTATTGTTAGATTTGTGGTACCCTTTTGAACACTCGCATACATTTGGGGCGCGGCATATGCCATGTTGGCAGCCGCCTTCACAAATCGGCCGGCACCGACCACTGGCATCTTTTTTGTAGCCGTTTTTGCAGGCGCACTGATTTGGCGCATGGCAGACACCATTCTCGCAGCCATTTTCACACCTGGACACACAGTCACCGTTGGTATTTTCTTGATATCCGGGAAAGCAGTTGCATTTATTCGGCGCAATGCATTCACCATTTTTGCAGGCTGGCTTACAGACCGGCGCGCAGTCGCCAGTGGCGTTCAGCGCATAATCGGTACTGCACTTGCATACATTCGGCGCAATGCAGGTGCCTCTCGTACACTTATCGCAGTGTGGTGTGCAActgttgaagaaaaaattgtttcacgCAATTTAGTTTAAAAAGATTCGACACAtgctatttcaattattgtgaTTAAGTTTTATACTACTTTCagatacatataaacatttcaGATATTACTTTCGAAAGCTTTACTTTTACACAACACTTCGTGCACCTACCGATAATCATTTTGTTTATCGTAGCCAGgtttacacgcacacacttcCGGCCTGACGCAATTGCCATTCTGACAGCCCTGAGAGCAGAAAGGTTTGCACCCATTCGCCGCTTTAGTGTATCCAggtttacacacacacacttccgGCCTGACGCAATTGCCATTCGTACAGCTCTGAGAGCAGATAGGTTTGCACCCATTTCCCACTTTTTTGTATCCATTACAACAAACGCGTAGACGTCGATTGCCTTTTCTCGCTGTGCACACACCGCTAAGTGCAAGTGAGTAGCTAATCATGCCAAGCAGGATCAGCAGTAACCACAAATTAGATAAGCGCATTtcttgtaattatttattattttcgttcTTCCGTAAGTAGTATGTAAGCCGCGACACGTACAAAAACCAACTGAGTTTGATATTCGCAGGAACCGTACAATATTATTCCGAtcttgtaaatattatattagcaCAAGTACGCGGCCATATGTGGGACACCAGCACACATGCACAAAAGTctacttataaatattattagcaatgctagtatataaatataatatctgcaaattatatgtgtatgtaatgtAACGGtacttatttgtatttatgcacATGCTTATAAGAAATATGTGCAGAAAAGTCCGCGATAGCTTTCGTCCCGACAATAGTTTCATTTATGATCACTTCATCTACGAGCATACTGTATGTGTGGGTGCAccatatatactcatatatgtatatctgtaagCCGTTATTTCCTTTCATTCTTTCATGTGGGCCAATCTTTCCAGTGAAACACAAACATCCGTTCGCATAatgataatttatgtatgtttaaatattatgaaatagaTTTGCCAAAGCTCGGCTTTGTTTGGACTTATCACCACTGCCACGGCATTCGTATATGAAGCAGACTATGGTGTCGAAGTGGGGACtgctaagcaattttatattgaGCATTTAAGTGAAgcttttcattaataaaaacattttaacgaAAAATTGCCTTTGAGTGGCTTTCATTGAGACTTTTCTGGGTATATAAATAACCGCAAATATACTTACACTAcagtaatataaatatgtaagagTTAGGCTTATGAATTCTTCTTTTGATTATCATGATCCCTGTAATGACCTCTGTGTTTAAAAGAGTTTTTGCCTGTGAATCTATAATAAGTTTGTGGAAATGTGATTATCTTTTCAGCGGGAGTTGTGCGCGCAGCTCTTTGTGAGGATACGAAGCGCATCGTTATGCTTCgtagataaataaaaatgcaatcgATCTAATTATTGTACAATAAGCTGCGGTTTATTGAATTTCATGCAGTTTTTCAGCCGACTTTCTTTTCATAATCGGTGCGTAAGTCGATACTCAAAATCTGCGATGTGGACCTTTAACAAGAAACAAGCCAACATTTAAGAAAGGAAGAGCGTCATCATAAATTGACCTCACCTTCGTAAGCACGTCGATAGCAACTCAAACCTCTTGGAAAGTTTCGGACATTTATGTATACACACAGTGACCATCAAGCTATAATCTttgatattaatataaagaataAGCAAAACTCTGGTATTTTCGCGCCTAAAAACGTAATAAGACGCTGGAAAACAAAAGCCTGTGATATAGAAATGCTCGAATACGCCGTTAGCCAAGTAAATGAGGATTTATATGAGAACCCTCGGAACCAGATAAAGCACTAAACAATTATTTGTAAGCGGCTCGAGAAATATATATGGGGTGACAAACAATACTGTATTGTCATTATCCTGGATATTAAAAACGCCTTCAACTCAGCGAACTGGATTCTAATCATTAGAGCTCTGACAGAGTTAAAGGTTCCGGACTACCATTTCCGAATTGTGGCAAGCTACTTTGAAAACAGAGTACTAGTTTATGACACAGAATGTGGACCTGAAACGTATAAGGTTACAGACGGTGTTCCGGAAGGATCAGTTCCCGCCCCTGTACATTGGAACATAATGTACAATGGTGTTCTAAAAGTTGTGATCTCGGATGCGGTAAAGATGGTTGGATATGCGGATGACATTTGGTCATAGTTGTAGCGAAAACCTTTGACGAGGCGAGGAACAACTGTAATGAAACCATTAGCAATGTTAAAAAATGGCTCGAGCTCACAAAACGGAGGTGGTTTTATGAGTAGACCTAAAAGAGTGGAAACAATTGAGATATGTATTGATAGGCATAGTGTAAAATCAAGCTCACAACTTAAATATCTTGGAGTTATTTTGGATCATAGACTTTCATTCAAGCTGCACCTAATAGCCACACACACCATAGCCGCGATGTCTGTGTCGGCAATTGCTAGAATAATGCCCAAAACCGCGATTCTATTCGCGGTGCCAATTTGGTTATCTTCTACTAGACATAGCTCATACAAGAGAGGAGTTGCTTCAGTGTACAGACTGGCGTCATGTTGCTCATTCAAAACAAATTGGGACGATTTAATCCATGTTCTATCAGGAAAACTCCCCATAGACATAGCGTTGATGATCGATGAAAAGTACATCCGGAAATGGCATGAAAGATGGAATACCTCAAGGAAGGGAAGGTGGAGCCACTCGTTGATACCcacgtcacggaaggcattctccgctATAGCCTTAAGAGCGAGGTATATTCTGCTTgcatcccctctgtcgtctcaaagcTCGGAAGATTGTCCCGTTGTTTCGGTATCATACTCAAATATCCATGACTCACCTTCACACATGTTCAAGTTTTCTTGGCAAACTATCGCCACAATTAATGGTCGTCAGTGACCACTTTTGGGACCGACCTTGCGCACACCTTGAGCATGTTCAAGCCCTCCGTCACAATATCATTAAAGGAATACTTAGTTGATGGTCTGAGCTCAAAACTTTGCGTACACGAGACACATTGTCGGGGTTTGTCGAAGTCTCCCAGCACACTTTTCATTAGCGAGCTCActccggccctccaaaaagtcCTGGtgtcaccgaaacacaccacttcctGCTAAAGCAACATGTGGTTAAGCCtgtttgatcatatcaaacgtttctgttgcagatttaccgagtttcacttAGAATTTAATCGCGTTCCTCTGCCCTACCGAACGCATCATTTTCGCTTTGCACCGAATGCACccctcacagaaacacgtcgcgcgaaaatgtttctCCTGACTCTACAGGTGCTCGTAGACAACTAACCAGCCGcttgttcgttagctaggaacgccttctaccgaatccagtcggtgcgcgcacgctccgaaatACAGTGTCGGAGGAAAAAATCCATCCTATTACTTTACGAACAAAtcctatacatatttgtgtccACATATCCGGTACCTATCGGCTGGAGCAATTTCAGTTGGATTTAGACAATTTAGTTAGACAAAACTGGCAAACTTTAAAGATGTTATTAGTGCAAAGTTTTAGCCTGTTATACAAATTGCTTCCTGATATGGGTACTGGAAAGCCAAAGAATCAAATCGAATTCAAAATTACGTTATATGGGAACTAG belongs to Bactrocera dorsalis isolate Fly_Bdor chromosome 1, ASM2337382v1, whole genome shotgun sequence and includes:
- the LOC125775823 gene encoding uncharacterized protein LOC125775823, with translation MSTFRDMFFNPIWFSFLPLFATLYVFSQLMRQINNNTSSASALIRYPSLHSQVSGATHRPFGQPLEQTGSQTFEALIRYPSLQSQVSGATHRPFGQPLEQTGSQTIEALIRYPSLHSQVSGATHRPFGQPPLQTGSQTFEALIRYPSLHSQVFGATHRPFGQPLEQTGSQTFEALIRYPSLHSQVSGATHRPFRQPLEQTGSQTFKALITYPLLHSQVSGATHRPFGQPLEQTGSQTFEALIRYPSLHSQVSGATHRPFGQPLEQMGSQTFEALIRYPSLHSQVSGATHRPFGQPLVQTGSHTLEALLRNPLLHRQVSGATQRPFEQPLVQTGSHTLEALLRNPLLHTQVSGATHRPFGQPLEQTGSHTLEALLRNPLLHSQVSGATHRPFGQPLEQTGSQISEGLIRYPSLHPQVSGAMHRPFGQPRVQTGSQTPVAFRA